The following coding sequences are from one Nonlabens arenilitoris window:
- the radA gene encoding DNA repair protein RadA, producing the protein MAKVKTTWFCQNCGAQHARWQGQCTTCKEWNTLVEEVVQKEKKPTWDAASGDTLSRKRAPQPQLISQIDVTETPRLDTTNAEFNRVLGGGLVPGSVTLLGGEPGIGKSTLLLQVCLNLPYKTLYVSGEESAQQIKMRADRIKQNATNCYILTETKTQNIFRQITEMEPEVLIIDSIQTLQTEIIESTAGSVSQIRECTSELIKFAKETNTPVLLIGHITKDGNIAGPKILEHMVDSVLQFEGDRNHTYRILRALKNRFGSTHEIGIYEMLGHGLREVINPSEILISQRGTSLSGTAIAATMEGMRPLMIEVQALVSTAVYGTPQRSATGYNLKRLNMILAVLEKRAGFKLGQKDVFLNITGGITVDDPAIDLAVVAAILSSNFDIELSSQHCFSAEVGLGGEIRPVSRMEQRVNEASKLGFEKVFIAPAKQKFKDVGTDVQAFSKIEDLVKYLFS; encoded by the coding sequence ATGGCCAAAGTAAAAACAACATGGTTTTGTCAGAATTGTGGCGCTCAACACGCTCGCTGGCAAGGACAATGTACCACGTGTAAAGAATGGAACACACTGGTTGAAGAAGTAGTTCAAAAAGAAAAGAAACCTACTTGGGATGCTGCTAGTGGAGATACGCTTTCGCGAAAGCGTGCTCCACAACCACAACTTATTTCTCAAATAGATGTCACTGAAACGCCACGTTTAGACACAACAAATGCTGAATTTAATAGAGTATTAGGTGGTGGACTAGTGCCTGGATCTGTAACCTTATTAGGCGGTGAACCAGGAATAGGTAAATCAACTTTACTACTTCAAGTTTGCCTTAATTTACCTTATAAGACGCTGTATGTAAGTGGTGAAGAAAGTGCACAACAAATCAAGATGAGAGCAGATCGTATTAAACAAAATGCGACCAATTGTTATATTCTTACAGAGACAAAGACTCAGAATATATTCCGTCAGATTACAGAGATGGAACCTGAGGTACTTATTATAGATTCTATACAGACTTTACAAACTGAAATTATAGAAAGCACCGCAGGTAGCGTTTCTCAAATAAGAGAATGTACGAGCGAGCTTATAAAATTTGCCAAAGAGACCAATACTCCAGTGCTACTCATAGGTCATATTACTAAAGATGGTAACATTGCTGGCCCTAAAATACTGGAACATATGGTAGATAGTGTTCTACAATTTGAAGGCGATCGCAATCATACGTATAGAATATTGAGAGCTTTAAAAAACCGTTTTGGTAGTACACATGAAATAGGTATTTATGAAATGTTAGGCCATGGATTACGTGAAGTAATCAATCCTAGTGAAATATTAATCTCTCAACGCGGTACAAGTTTAAGTGGTACAGCAATCGCTGCTACCATGGAAGGTATGCGTCCTTTAATGATAGAAGTTCAAGCATTAGTTAGTACCGCAGTATATGGAACACCTCAACGCAGTGCTACAGGATATAACTTAAAGCGTCTCAACATGATTCTAGCCGTATTAGAAAAAAGAGCTGGTTTTAAACTAGGTCAAAAAGACGTTTTCTTAAATATCACTGGTGGAATCACTGTTGATGATCCAGCAATTGATCTAGCTGTAGTAGCCGCAATTCTTTCATCTAATTTTGATATTGAACTTTCTTCACAACATTGCTTCAGTGCAGAGGTAGGTCTAGGTGGCGAGATAAGACCGGTTTCACGAATGGAACAGCGTGTTAATGAAGCCTCAAAACTAGGCTTTGAAAAAGTTTTTATCGCTCCAGCAAAGCAAAAATTTAAAGATGTAGGCACTGATGTTCAAGCCTTTTCAAAAATTGAAGATTTAGTTAAATATTTATTTTCATAG
- a CDS encoding glycogen/starch synthase: protein MKEKRVLYVSSEVIPYLPETEASSMSYFSPKMVNDRGGQIRIFTPRFGNINERRHQLHEVIRLSGMNLIINDLDMPLIIKVASIPKERMQVYFIDNEDYFKRKATLTDEEGNLFDDNDERAIFFAKGVIETVKKLNWAPDIIHVHGWLAGLLPLYIKNYYGNDPLFEDSKIVTSVYNQSFDGTLDTEMIDKLRFDALDDDAVTEFEEPSYVNLMKNAVRFSDGVIKASEDLDEELNAYIDSVEKPVLEYHSHEEFADAYEGFYLNDILNEKENDE, encoded by the coding sequence ATGAAGGAAAAAAGAGTCCTGTACGTATCCTCAGAAGTTATCCCTTATTTACCAGAAACTGAAGCATCCTCGATGTCCTATTTTAGTCCTAAAATGGTGAATGATCGTGGAGGTCAGATCAGAATATTTACGCCACGTTTTGGAAATATTAATGAGCGTAGACATCAATTACATGAAGTGATCCGGTTAAGTGGTATGAATCTAATTATTAATGATTTAGATATGCCATTGATTATTAAGGTAGCTTCTATTCCAAAAGAAAGAATGCAAGTATACTTCATAGATAATGAAGATTACTTTAAACGTAAGGCGACACTGACAGATGAAGAAGGTAACCTTTTTGATGATAATGATGAGCGAGCTATATTTTTTGCTAAAGGTGTTATTGAAACCGTTAAGAAGTTAAATTGGGCTCCAGATATTATTCATGTTCATGGATGGCTTGCTGGGCTACTACCATTATATATCAAAAACTATTATGGTAATGACCCATTATTTGAAGATAGTAAAATAGTTACCTCAGTATATAATCAATCCTTTGATGGAACGTTAGATACTGAAATGATAGATAAACTCAGGTTTGATGCGTTAGATGATGATGCTGTAACTGAATTTGAAGAGCCTTCATATGTTAATTTAATGAAGAATGCTGTTAGGTTTAGTGATGGTGTTATTAAAGCTAGTGAAGATTTAGATGAGGAATTGAATGCATACATAGATTCTGTAGAGAAGCCAGTACTCGAATATCACTCTCATGAAGAATTTGCAGATGCTTATGAAGGATTCTATCTTAACGATATTTTAAATGAAAAAGAAAATGATGAGTAA
- the atpD gene encoding F0F1 ATP synthase subunit beta gives MSQITGSVSQIIGPVVDVTFDSAQGALPKIYDSLEVELNGNLLVLEVQSHIGENTVRTISMDSTDGLSRGTAVKSTGNPIKMPIGDDVYGRLFNVIGDAIDGLGNLPKTGDNGLSIHRSAPAFEDLSTSTEVLFTGIKVIDLIEPYAKGGKIGLFGGAGVGKTVLIQELINNIAKGHGGLSVFAGVGERTREGNDLLREMLESGIIKYGDAFMHSMEEGGWDLQKVDKEIMKDSKATFVFGQMNEPPGARARVALSGLTIAEYFRDGAGDGQGKDVLFFVDNIFRFTQAGSEVSALLGRMPSAVGYQPTLATEMGAMQERITSTKKGSITSVQAVYVPADDLTDPAPATTFAHLDATTVLSRKIAELGIYPAVDPLDSTSRILTAEILGKEHYECAQNVKELLQRYKELQDIIAILGMEELSEEDKLAVSRARRVQRFLSQPFHVAEQFTGLKGVLVDIKDTIKGFNMIMNGELDHLPESAFNLKGTIEEAIEAGEKMLAEVS, from the coding sequence ATGTCTCAAATTACAGGTAGCGTTTCACAAATCATCGGTCCGGTGGTTGACGTAACATTTGACAGTGCACAAGGGGCACTTCCTAAAATTTATGATTCTCTTGAAGTAGAACTTAATGGTAATCTTCTAGTTTTAGAAGTGCAGTCTCACATCGGTGAGAATACTGTAAGAACCATTTCTATGGATTCAACAGATGGTCTTTCTCGTGGAACCGCTGTTAAATCTACAGGGAACCCTATTAAAATGCCTATCGGAGATGACGTTTACGGTCGTCTTTTTAATGTTATCGGTGATGCGATTGATGGTCTAGGTAACCTTCCTAAAACAGGAGATAATGGTTTGTCTATCCACAGATCAGCACCAGCATTTGAGGACCTTTCTACATCTACAGAAGTACTTTTTACTGGTATTAAAGTAATCGACCTTATTGAGCCTTATGCAAAAGGTGGTAAGATTGGACTATTCGGTGGTGCTGGAGTAGGTAAAACAGTATTGATTCAAGAATTGATTAATAACATTGCAAAAGGTCACGGTGGACTTTCAGTATTTGCTGGAGTTGGTGAGCGTACTCGTGAAGGAAATGACCTTCTACGTGAGATGTTAGAATCTGGAATTATAAAATATGGAGATGCATTCATGCACTCTATGGAAGAAGGTGGATGGGATCTACAAAAGGTAGATAAGGAAATCATGAAAGATTCAAAAGCGACATTCGTTTTTGGTCAAATGAATGAACCACCTGGAGCACGTGCTCGTGTAGCACTATCTGGTCTTACTATTGCTGAGTATTTCCGTGATGGAGCTGGAGACGGACAAGGAAAAGACGTACTTTTCTTTGTTGATAACATTTTCCGTTTTACTCAAGCAGGTTCTGAGGTATCTGCACTTCTTGGTCGTATGCCATCAGCGGTAGGATATCAACCTACACTTGCAACTGAGATGGGAGCGATGCAAGAACGTATTACTTCTACAAAGAAAGGATCTATTACATCTGTACAAGCGGTATACGTACCTGCAGATGACCTTACAGATCCAGCGCCAGCAACAACATTTGCTCACCTTGATGCGACTACAGTATTATCACGTAAGATTGCAGAATTAGGTATCTACCCTGCGGTAGATCCGTTAGATTCTACATCACGTATTCTTACTGCTGAGATTCTAGGTAAAGAGCACTATGAGTGCGCACAAAACGTAAAAGAGTTATTACAACGTTATAAAGAACTTCAAGATATTATCGCCATCTTAGGTATGGAAGAGCTATCTGAAGAAGATAAACTTGCGGTAAGCCGTGCACGTCGTGTACAACGTTTCTTATCTCAACCATTCCACGTAGCAGAGCAGTTTACTGGTCTTAAAGGTGTGTTAGTTGATATTAAGGATACCATCAAAGGATTTAATATGATCATGAACGGTGAGTTAGATCACTTACCAGAAAGTGCATTTAACCTTAAAGGT
- a CDS encoding lysylphosphatidylglycerol synthase transmembrane domain-containing protein, translated as MKKASLKTLKILLPLALGIFLIYISYTQFTENQINEIKSYLIDANYSWIVLGVILAFLSHLSRAWRWNYMLKAIGHQPAFLTNVMAIGTGYAMNLIIPRSGEVARAVVVNRVNNVPVDKAIGTIIAERVLDFIILLIITATALLVSGTVIIDFFKERLNTAFAKAGSSTILIYGIIALIFTIIVVVLFRYIKPFQKLKNFISGLKDGFNTIWTMQQKWLYLAHTLFIWTMYLLMFYVSIFALPDTASIPVSGILSAFVAGSFAVAFTNGGFGAYPYFIAQVLLLFGVAETLGTSLGWILWTSQTALVLIYGLVSFVMLSIKNSVSAK; from the coding sequence TTGAAAAAAGCATCCCTCAAAACATTAAAAATATTACTACCGCTCGCGTTAGGAATATTTTTAATTTACATCTCTTACACACAATTTACTGAAAATCAAATCAATGAGATAAAATCTTATTTGATTGATGCAAACTACAGCTGGATTGTTCTAGGAGTTATACTAGCATTTTTAAGTCATCTTTCTAGAGCATGGCGATGGAACTATATGCTTAAAGCAATAGGACATCAACCAGCTTTTCTTACTAATGTCATGGCTATTGGCACAGGCTATGCTATGAATTTAATAATACCTCGCAGTGGTGAAGTCGCTCGTGCTGTTGTTGTAAATCGAGTAAATAACGTACCAGTAGATAAAGCTATAGGTACCATAATAGCAGAGCGTGTTCTCGATTTTATTATTCTTTTAATCATCACAGCTACCGCATTGTTAGTGTCAGGCACTGTTATTATTGACTTCTTTAAAGAACGTTTAAACACCGCTTTCGCGAAAGCGGGTTCTTCAACAATTCTTATCTATGGAATAATTGCTTTAATCTTTACCATCATTGTAGTTGTATTATTTAGATACATAAAACCATTTCAAAAACTAAAAAACTTTATCAGCGGTCTTAAAGATGGATTTAATACAATATGGACCATGCAGCAAAAATGGCTTTACCTGGCTCACACATTATTTATATGGACCATGTATTTATTAATGTTTTACGTTAGCATCTTTGCGCTTCCAGACACGGCTTCTATTCCAGTAAGTGGTATTTTAAGTGCATTTGTAGCAGGCAGTTTTGCTGTTGCCTTTACAAACGGTGGTTTTGGCGCTTATCCCTACTTTATAGCACAAGTCCTTCTGCTCTTTGGAGTAGCAGAAACCTTAGGAACGTCACTAGGCTGGATCCTGTGGACCTCACAAACAGCACTAGTTCTTATTTATGGCCTCGTTTCATTTGTAATGCTTTCTATAAAAAATAGTGTTTCGGCTAAATAA
- the glmS gene encoding glutamine--fructose-6-phosphate transaminase (isomerizing), producing MCGIVGYIGHRDAYPIVLNGLKRLEYRGYDSAGIAIYDGTDLKFSKTKGKVADLEAKLESEISTEGTIAIGHTRWATHGVPNDVNSHPHFSNSGDLVIIHNGIIENYQPLKTELMNRGFTFKSDTDTEVLVNLIEDVKNKEKVKLGKAVQIALNQTIGAYAIAVFDRNKPNEIVVARLGSPLAIGVGENEFFIASDASPFIEFTKEAIYLEDGEMAVVRTHKDMKIRKIHDDSLVDPYIQELQMNLEQIEKGGYDHFMLKEIYEQPQAIRDTFRGRMLVDQGLIKMAGIDDHIDKFLNARRILIVACGTSWHAGLVAEYIFEDLARIPVEVEYASEFRYRNPVIDKDDILIAISQSGETADTMAAIKMAKDKGAFVFGVCNVVGSSISREAHAGAYTHAGPEIGVASTKAFTTQITVLTLIALQLAKRKGKISTSDFHRYLQELDTIPDKVEKALNSNDHIEKIAAIYKDAPNCLYLGRGFNFPVALEGALKLKEISYIHAEGYPAAEMKHGPIALIDEQMPVVVIATRKGHYEKVVSNIQEIKSRSGKIIGIVTEGDVDVRDLADHVIEVPDTIEFMTPLLTTIPLQLLSYHIAVMLGKNVDQPRNLAKSVTVE from the coding sequence ATGTGTGGAATTGTAGGTTACATAGGACATCGTGACGCTTATCCTATCGTTTTAAATGGTCTAAAAAGACTGGAATATAGAGGTTATGATAGTGCTGGTATTGCTATATATGATGGTACTGACCTTAAGTTTTCGAAAACTAAAGGTAAAGTTGCTGACCTTGAGGCAAAATTAGAATCTGAAATCTCAACTGAAGGGACAATTGCTATAGGGCACACGCGTTGGGCAACTCACGGAGTGCCTAACGATGTGAATTCCCATCCTCATTTTTCTAATAGTGGAGACCTTGTTATTATTCATAACGGGATTATAGAAAATTATCAACCTCTCAAAACAGAGTTGATGAATAGAGGTTTCACCTTTAAATCTGATACAGATACTGAGGTATTAGTGAATTTAATAGAAGACGTAAAAAATAAAGAAAAGGTTAAATTGGGTAAAGCTGTGCAAATAGCTTTAAATCAAACTATAGGAGCTTATGCGATTGCAGTTTTTGACCGTAATAAACCTAATGAAATTGTAGTAGCTCGTTTGGGTTCTCCTCTTGCAATAGGAGTTGGAGAAAATGAATTTTTTATTGCTAGTGATGCGTCTCCATTTATAGAATTTACAAAAGAGGCAATCTATTTAGAAGATGGTGAAATGGCCGTTGTACGTACGCATAAGGATATGAAGATTCGTAAAATACATGATGACTCATTAGTAGATCCGTACATTCAAGAATTACAAATGAATCTTGAACAAATTGAGAAAGGTGGTTACGATCACTTTATGCTTAAAGAGATTTATGAGCAACCTCAAGCTATTAGAGATACTTTTAGAGGTAGAATGTTAGTCGATCAAGGTCTGATTAAAATGGCTGGTATTGATGATCACATAGATAAATTTTTAAATGCTAGACGTATTTTAATTGTAGCATGTGGTACGTCTTGGCACGCAGGTCTTGTGGCAGAGTATATCTTTGAAGACTTAGCAAGAATACCGGTAGAGGTAGAATATGCTTCAGAGTTTAGATATAGAAATCCTGTTATCGATAAAGATGATATATTGATAGCTATTTCTCAAAGTGGGGAAACAGCAGATACTATGGCTGCTATAAAAATGGCCAAAGATAAAGGAGCTTTTGTTTTTGGAGTATGTAATGTTGTAGGTAGTTCTATTTCTCGAGAAGCGCATGCGGGAGCTTATACTCATGCAGGACCAGAGATTGGTGTTGCATCTACTAAAGCTTTTACAACACAAATTACTGTATTGACTCTAATTGCATTGCAATTAGCAAAAAGAAAAGGGAAAATCTCAACTAGTGACTTCCATAGATATTTACAGGAATTAGATACTATACCTGATAAAGTAGAGAAAGCTCTCAATTCTAACGACCATATTGAGAAAATCGCGGCTATCTATAAAGATGCACCTAACTGTTTATATTTAGGGCGTGGATTTAACTTCCCAGTAGCTTTAGAAGGAGCTCTTAAGCTTAAAGAAATCAGCTATATTCATGCAGAAGGTTATCCTGCTGCAGAGATGAAGCATGGTCCCATTGCATTAATTGATGAGCAAATGCCTGTTGTTGTAATAGCGACTCGTAAAGGTCATTATGAAAAAGTAGTGAGCAATATTCAAGAAATTAAATCGCGTAGTGGTAAGATAATAGGTATCGTTACAGAAGGTGATGTGGATGTACGTGATCTTGCAGATCATGTTATAGAAGTTCCAGACACTATTGAGTTCATGACACCTTTATTAACAACCATCCCATTACAACTATTGTCATATCATATAGCAGTAATGCTAGGTAAAAACGTTGATCAACCACGTAATTTAGCAAAATCTGTTACCGTTGAGTAG
- the panC gene encoding pantoate--beta-alanine ligase, which produces MVFQTHIKLTAQIESLKNKNLKIGFVPTMGALHAGHISLMQEAMKSNDILVVSIFVNPTQFDNASDLSKYPRTLKNDTNLIYNHFGESNVLIYTPNVEDIYGDRAVAKSYQYDGLELVMEGANRPGHFDGVGTILEFLFQKVQPDYAYFGEKDFQQLQIVKKLVEKLHLPVKIIGCPIKREAHGLAMSSRNERLSPQAREEAVFIIQSLEKAKAYFKNHSINDTVAMVQKLYAKNKNLELEYFTIASEETLIPVKRKYNKHTYRAFIVAHLEGVRLIDNMRLS; this is translated from the coding sequence ATGGTATTTCAAACCCATATAAAATTAACAGCACAGATTGAGAGTCTTAAAAATAAGAATCTTAAAATAGGTTTTGTCCCTACTATGGGAGCTCTTCATGCTGGGCATATTTCATTGATGCAAGAAGCGATGAAATCTAACGATATTTTGGTCGTGTCTATTTTTGTAAACCCTACCCAATTTGATAACGCCAGTGATTTAAGCAAATACCCTAGAACACTTAAAAATGACACAAATCTCATTTATAATCATTTTGGGGAATCTAATGTACTTATCTACACACCTAATGTTGAAGATATATACGGAGACCGTGCGGTCGCAAAATCTTATCAATATGACGGATTAGAACTGGTTATGGAAGGAGCAAATAGACCAGGTCACTTTGATGGAGTGGGAACTATTTTAGAATTCTTATTTCAAAAAGTACAACCAGATTATGCATATTTTGGTGAGAAAGACTTTCAGCAACTACAAATTGTTAAAAAATTAGTAGAGAAACTACACCTACCCGTTAAAATCATAGGGTGCCCAATAAAGAGAGAAGCACATGGACTAGCCATGAGTTCTCGCAATGAAAGGTTAAGTCCACAAGCCAGAGAAGAAGCTGTTTTCATTATTCAATCTCTAGAAAAAGCCAAAGCTTATTTTAAAAACCACAGTATTAATGACACTGTTGCTATGGTACAAAAGTTGTATGCTAAAAATAAAAATCTAGAATTAGAATATTTCACTATCGCAAGTGAAGAAACCTTAATTCCTGTAAAACGCAAATACAATAAACACACCTATAGAGCTTTTATAGTTGCGCATTTAGAAGGTGTAAGACTAATTGATAATATGCGTTTATCATAA
- a CDS encoding DUF4270 domain-containing protein — translation MKKKMMSKMKRFALNASVIAGVILGLAACDNELNTIGSDILGADQLNDRIKKQDFDVVAFNEVLGPVQTNNFGSMPLGSYTDPVYGRTDYSFVSQLDLPTSNPSFGIDPVLDSVVINLPYFSTATDFDGEATTYEVDSLYGTEAITLQIYRNNFLLNDFDINDVTSQAVYYSDLGQVIDAQKGALILDHSFYPDSREVIIQSVDEDGEESEIERLSPRLRVQLDRTYWQNVIIDAAGTTGLSSNNNFRNYFRGLYFKVSSITGQGHLSLIDIENATVDFYLKINVQDVSDLDNDGDTDEVNIIDTEFTLSFGGNNVSLFDNSLRDTALTTIIQGADDSSLGEERLYLKGGSGSLVLIDLFGPDLDMNGEADALTEIIANQWIINDASLTFYVDQSAVNAGSTEPERIIIYNYDDNAVLVDYIFDQAADKSGHLGVLERLDIDDGSSQGVKYRVRLTDHITSVLNGDIENVRLAVAVTRNVNSISTSKVKNPNIVDEILTGSAISHEGTILHGNLSSDADKRLKLEIYYSETTN, via the coding sequence ATGAAAAAGAAAATGATGAGTAAGATGAAGCGGTTCGCTTTAAATGCTTCAGTTATTGCAGGTGTAATTTTGGGTTTAGCTGCTTGTGATAATGAGTTGAATACCATTGGGAGTGATATCCTAGGAGCAGATCAATTAAATGATCGAATAAAAAAGCAAGATTTTGATGTAGTGGCCTTTAATGAAGTATTAGGTCCTGTACAAACTAATAATTTTGGTTCAATGCCTTTAGGTTCTTATACTGATCCTGTTTATGGTAGAACTGATTATAGTTTCGTAAGTCAGTTGGATTTACCAACTTCTAATCCAAGCTTTGGTATTGATCCAGTTTTAGATAGTGTGGTTATTAATCTCCCTTATTTTTCAACCGCGACTGATTTTGACGGCGAGGCTACTACCTATGAGGTTGATTCATTATATGGGACTGAAGCAATTACTTTGCAGATTTATAGAAATAATTTTCTACTTAATGATTTTGATATCAATGATGTAACGAGTCAGGCTGTTTACTACTCCGACTTAGGACAAGTTATAGATGCCCAAAAGGGTGCGTTAATCCTTGATCATTCATTTTATCCAGATTCTAGAGAGGTTATTATTCAGTCAGTTGATGAAGATGGAGAGGAAAGTGAGATTGAGCGTTTATCACCTAGACTAAGAGTTCAATTAGATAGAACTTACTGGCAAAATGTAATCATTGATGCGGCTGGCACAACTGGTTTGTCAAGTAATAATAACTTTAGGAATTATTTTCGAGGCCTTTATTTTAAAGTTTCTAGTATAACTGGACAAGGTCATTTAAGTTTAATTGATATAGAGAATGCGACTGTTGATTTTTATTTGAAAATAAATGTGCAGGATGTAAGTGACTTAGATAATGATGGGGATACAGATGAGGTTAATATTATAGATACCGAATTCACATTGAGTTTTGGAGGTAATAATGTTAGTTTATTTGATAACAGTTTGAGGGATACCGCATTGACTACTATAATTCAAGGAGCAGATGATAGCTCTTTGGGTGAAGAAAGATTATATTTAAAAGGAGGATCTGGGTCTTTAGTACTAATTGATCTTTTCGGACCTGATTTGGATATGAATGGTGAAGCTGATGCATTAACTGAAATCATAGCAAATCAATGGATTATTAACGATGCTTCACTTACTTTTTACGTAGATCAATCGGCTGTTAATGCCGGATCGACTGAGCCTGAAAGAATTATTATTTATAATTATGATGATAATGCAGTGCTTGTAGATTATATCTTTGATCAAGCTGCTGATAAAAGCGGTCATCTAGGTGTTTTGGAGCGACTAGATATTGATGACGGGTCTTCCCAAGGTGTTAAGTATCGTGTAAGGTTGACAGATCATATCACTTCTGTTCTAAATGGTGATATAGAAAATGTTAGATTAGCTGTTGCAGTTACTCGTAATGTTAATTCTATATCAACAAGCAAGGTTAAAAACCCTAATATAGTAGATGAAATTCTTACTGGATCTGCTATATCTCATGAAGGAACAATTCTGCATGGTAATCTTTCTAGTGATGCAGATAAGCGTTTAAAGCTTGAGATATACTATTCAGAAACAACCAATTAA
- the panD gene encoding aspartate 1-decarboxylase, with the protein MLITVVKSKIHRVKVTGADLNYIGSITIDEDLMDGANIVEGEKVQIVNNNNGNRLETYAIPGPRGSGEITLNGAAARKVSPGDVLILICYAQMTMEEARAFKPTLLFPNEEDNTLS; encoded by the coding sequence ATGTTAATTACAGTAGTAAAATCTAAAATTCACCGAGTTAAAGTAACCGGTGCGGACCTAAATTATATAGGCAGTATCACCATTGATGAAGATCTTATGGATGGTGCAAATATTGTTGAAGGTGAAAAAGTTCAAATCGTTAATAATAATAACGGTAACCGTTTAGAGACCTATGCCATTCCTGGACCGAGAGGTAGCGGAGAAATCACTCTTAATGGAGCAGCAGCAAGAAAAGTTTCTCCTGGTGATGTTCTTATCCTTATCTGTTATGCTCAAATGACGATGGAAGAAGCTCGTGCTTTTAAACCAACACTACTTTTCCCTAATGAAGAGGATAACACCTTATCATAA
- a CDS encoding alpha/beta hydrolase yields the protein MKHFIAFIILLFTCNTLFSQAFYRAYPSEVLGTERNIKVLKPRNYAENPEKTYPLIVVLDGDYLFEPVAGNVDYLSYWDQMPESFVLGINQRKSRYDETAINRESGLPESQSTDFMDFIMEVVATMKEEYRIAPFTVIIGKDVTANLATYFLMRKKVAFDAYLNIDPDYSTLITDNLVSKISQLESYNYYYVATPEKLSTTDNMFTTQVDSLLENRKNVHLLYEKIEGVDKYGLGAHAIPRGLNYIFEEYKLIDEDALVNTAVADNMAKEGKETNDVANAIETLIKKYKYIKEVYGIDMRVRLIDIVTVAEHLIDNKKYDELIDVADLAMKEYPEKLYGRFIEGIGYEGIGRPERAIKSYNAAYALEPAVGITKDDVLDKVEMLQEKK from the coding sequence ATGAAACATTTTATAGCTTTCATCATATTGCTATTTACCTGCAATACTCTATTCTCACAAGCTTTTTATAGAGCATATCCTAGCGAAGTGTTAGGTACAGAACGTAATATAAAAGTGCTCAAACCGCGCAATTATGCTGAGAATCCCGAAAAAACATATCCATTAATAGTTGTTCTTGATGGCGATTATCTTTTTGAACCAGTAGCAGGTAATGTTGATTACCTTTCTTATTGGGATCAAATGCCTGAAAGTTTTGTCTTAGGAATTAACCAGCGTAAAAGTCGATATGATGAAACCGCAATCAATCGTGAAAGCGGCTTGCCAGAATCACAAAGTACAGACTTTATGGACTTTATCATGGAGGTCGTGGCAACTATGAAAGAAGAATATCGTATCGCACCATTTACAGTAATTATAGGTAAAGATGTTACCGCAAATCTAGCTACCTATTTTTTAATGCGCAAAAAAGTTGCTTTTGACGCTTACCTCAATATAGACCCAGATTACTCAACATTAATAACAGATAATTTGGTGAGTAAAATTTCACAATTAGAAAGCTATAATTACTACTATGTTGCCACACCAGAAAAGCTAAGCACAACTGATAATATGTTTACCACACAAGTGGACTCATTGCTAGAAAACCGTAAAAACGTGCATTTGCTATATGAGAAAATAGAAGGCGTTGATAAATATGGACTAGGCGCACATGCCATACCACGAGGACTAAATTATATTTTTGAAGAGTATAAACTTATCGATGAAGACGCCTTAGTAAATACAGCGGTAGCAGATAACATGGCTAAAGAAGGTAAAGAAACAAATGACGTCGCAAACGCAATAGAAACACTAATTAAAAAATACAAATACATAAAAGAAGTTTATGGTATCGACATGAGAGTCAGACTAATAGATATCGTAACTGTAGCAGAGCATCTTATAGACAACAAGAAGTACGATGAACTAATTGATGTTGCTGATCTTGCTATGAAAGAATACCCAGAAAAACTTTACGGCCGTTTTATTGAAGGAATAGGTTATGAAGGCATAGGTAGACCAGAGCGCGCTATAAAATCATATAATGCAGCATATGCATTAGAACCTGCCGTAGGAATTACAAAAGATGATGTGTTAGACAAAGTAGAAATGCTTCAGGAAAAAAAATAA